Proteins found in one Sporosarcina sp. FSL K6-3457 genomic segment:
- a CDS encoding DUF6612 family protein, which yields MKNWIKGMAVGVLALGLAACNAPAEPKTDTETGKKVELEEPSGLTAQEVFEKATAASAEQTSMQAAMNIDQLIEIPSQDLTMNSKINMDMDMIIDPLAMYQKMDVDMGEQGAMKMEVYMTEEGFFMNESESGQWIKLPSEMYEELLGEVGSADPTLDMSMFKEFVEDFKFEQTDDEYILKLSASGDKFSKLFKELAMENLPAGVDANAEAAELMENIEVTSLEYEIFIDKKTFYTNAFNMKMDMTMVVDGEEMRLDQKIDAKLSKINEIDKIEIPQEVLDNALDINEAMGQ from the coding sequence ATGAAGAATTGGATAAAAGGGATGGCGGTCGGTGTTCTTGCACTTGGACTTGCCGCTTGTAATGCGCCTGCAGAGCCTAAAACAGATACTGAGACAGGTAAAAAAGTAGAGCTTGAAGAACCAAGTGGGTTGACGGCACAGGAAGTATTCGAAAAGGCAACGGCAGCATCGGCTGAACAAACAAGTATGCAGGCAGCTATGAATATTGACCAGCTGATTGAGATACCTAGTCAGGATCTAACGATGAATAGCAAAATTAACATGGACATGGATATGATTATTGACCCGTTGGCTATGTATCAGAAGATGGATGTGGACATGGGAGAACAAGGTGCAATGAAAATGGAAGTGTACATGACAGAAGAAGGATTCTTTATGAATGAATCTGAATCTGGCCAATGGATTAAGCTACCGAGCGAAATGTATGAGGAATTGCTTGGAGAAGTGGGTAGCGCGGATCCGACACTTGATATGAGTATGTTCAAGGAGTTTGTAGAAGACTTCAAGTTTGAACAGACGGACGATGAGTATATTCTTAAACTGTCAGCTTCAGGGGATAAGTTCAGCAAGCTGTTCAAAGAACTTGCGATGGAAAACTTACCAGCAGGTGTAGATGCGAATGCGGAAGCAGCGGAATTAATGGAGAATATAGAAGTGACAAGTTTGGAGTATGAAATTTTCATCGACAAAAAGACATTTTACACAAATGCTTTCAATATGAAAATGGACATGACGATGGTCGTTGATGGTGAGGAAATGCGCTTGGATCAGAAGATCGACGCGAAGCTAAGTAAGATCAATGAAATTGATAAAATTGAAATTCCACAAGAAGTACTTGATAACGCTTTGGATATTAATGAAGCGATGGGACAGTAA
- a CDS encoding FapA family protein produces the protein MVKSISVKAETVEEAVQLALSILELKMEEVQVEVVTNPKRNLFGLRKMMAEVTVTQLKEEMMEDAVEQYIKMAPPTSDGVKHGLNIAVEEKAFGIRLADGKIEAVFSGGNYPIVSPRENVKLTVNGEQVRERTMILPSDEVKVTVHDELIPPQFSIQLMEKDMLAMLTFIPGKRVTRTLSDTEFKKVLQIEAEEEIEYYNDIEPQLIVERLKSMGIGKGLIFPAIKKVTEVDKPYEIIVAKGVSPIEGLDGDLEMHIDYKEKVPGELEKVDFRELNLIVSVEAGQVIATYIPSVPGTDGSNLLGKAIAARKVEDIVVRAGKNVAQMGNDIVAEISGRPSVDWRKKLVQIDVNPELFHKGEVDLESGNIRFEGDVRIGGSVQTAMFVGATGTIYIEGTVTKATIHAVKSAIVKGNIFSSTISVGQQEVVIGELTSQLKEILDLLEQIQEAIHRVLAIRGDEGDDLTTSELNHLIRLLLEKKYPTFQELNKNFIQKVKNNSQQLSAEWTTLADKLYTVFVTSQHKKLEDTASFGLLIEEVRLLVELYGVKMSQAVLSVPYAINSVLYSSGTIEVTSKGVYHSSVTAGDSIHVQGVCRGGEIIATHKISLQETGSVNIVKTVVRTGAQGTITIGLAHAGTEIQIGNKQYTFMDKKMGVFAKLDEEGNLVVS, from the coding sequence ATGGTGAAATCGATTTCCGTGAAAGCAGAAACGGTGGAAGAAGCTGTCCAACTGGCATTATCTATTTTGGAATTGAAGATGGAAGAAGTGCAAGTTGAAGTTGTAACGAATCCCAAACGAAATCTATTTGGTTTACGAAAAATGATGGCTGAAGTGACCGTCACGCAGTTAAAAGAGGAAATGATGGAAGATGCGGTTGAACAATACATTAAAATGGCACCGCCTACAAGTGATGGGGTTAAGCATGGCTTGAATATAGCGGTGGAAGAAAAAGCGTTCGGAATTCGCCTGGCGGATGGCAAAATTGAAGCTGTATTTTCTGGTGGAAATTATCCAATCGTCTCCCCTAGAGAAAATGTTAAGCTGACTGTCAATGGAGAACAGGTCAGGGAAAGAACAATGATTTTACCGAGTGATGAAGTTAAAGTGACTGTGCATGATGAGCTCATACCACCGCAGTTTTCGATTCAATTAATGGAGAAAGATATGTTGGCGATGCTTACTTTTATACCTGGTAAAAGGGTTACACGTACGTTAAGTGATACGGAATTCAAGAAGGTACTTCAGATTGAGGCTGAAGAGGAAATTGAATATTATAATGATATAGAGCCCCAACTAATTGTTGAGCGGTTGAAATCGATGGGGATAGGAAAAGGGTTGATTTTTCCAGCTATCAAAAAAGTGACTGAAGTGGATAAGCCATATGAAATTATTGTGGCGAAGGGTGTATCACCCATTGAAGGGCTTGATGGGGATTTGGAGATGCATATCGATTACAAAGAGAAGGTACCAGGTGAATTGGAAAAGGTTGATTTTCGTGAATTGAACTTGATTGTTTCCGTGGAGGCGGGTCAGGTGATTGCGACATATATACCATCGGTTCCTGGTACAGATGGTAGCAACCTTCTCGGCAAGGCGATTGCAGCTCGGAAGGTGGAGGATATTGTAGTACGTGCGGGTAAGAATGTTGCGCAAATGGGTAATGACATCGTAGCTGAGATATCTGGAAGACCATCAGTCGATTGGCGAAAAAAATTGGTGCAGATTGATGTTAATCCTGAACTTTTTCATAAAGGTGAAGTCGATTTGGAGAGCGGTAATATTCGCTTTGAAGGAGATGTACGAATTGGTGGTAGCGTTCAAACGGCTATGTTTGTTGGGGCAACAGGGACGATTTACATCGAAGGGACTGTCACCAAAGCGACTATTCATGCTGTAAAATCTGCGATTGTGAAAGGAAATATTTTTTCATCGACAATTAGTGTAGGTCAACAGGAAGTTGTTATTGGTGAGCTAACGTCACAGCTGAAGGAAATCTTAGATTTATTAGAACAAATTCAAGAGGCTATTCATAGGGTGCTAGCGATTCGAGGGGATGAAGGGGATGACCTAACGACGTCCGAGTTGAATCATTTGATTCGGTTGCTTCTTGAAAAGAAATATCCGACATTCCAAGAGTTGAACAAGAATTTCATTCAGAAGGTGAAAAATAATTCGCAACAGCTGTCAGCTGAATGGACTACGCTAGCAGATAAACTCTATACAGTATTTGTTACTTCACAGCATAAGAAATTAGAAGATACGGCTAGCTTCGGATTACTTATTGAGGAAGTTAGACTGCTGGTGGAATTGTATGGGGTTAAAATGTCGCAGGCGGTTCTTTCTGTGCCCTATGCGATTAATAGTGTGTTGTATAGTAGTGGCACGATTGAAGTGACGTCGAAAGGTGTTTACCATAGTTCGGTGACGGCTGGCGATAGTATTCACGTGCAAGGAGTATGTCGTGGTGGGGAAATCATTGCAACGCATAAGATTTCTTTGCAAGAGACAGGTTCGGTCAACATTGTAAAGACGGTTGTGCGAACAGGAGCGCAGGGGACTATTACGATTGGTCTTGCGCATGCTGGAACAGAAATTCAGATTGGCAATAAGCAGTATACATTTATGGATAAAAAGATGGGTGTTTTTGCAAAGTTGGATGAGGAAGGAAATCTGGTTGTTAGTTGA
- a CDS encoding MFS transporter produces the protein MFDAMDVGILSFVIAALAIEWQLSPAEMGWIGSVNSIGMAVGALGFGMLADRIGRKNVFMMTLVLFSVASGLSALTMTLTAFLILRFFVGAGLGGELPVASTLVSESVAAHERGRVVVLLESFWAVGWIMAALISYFVIPHFGWRVALIITALPAFYAIYLRRKLPDSPKFEADGKPKQSALEKIQLLWSKKYARRTLMLWIVWFTVVFSYYGMFLWLPSVMVIKGFSMIKSFGYVLIMTLAQLPGYFSAAWLIERAGRKFVLATYLLGTAVSAFVFGSAETLPMLLTFGALLSFFNLGAWGALYAYSPEQYPTAIRATGSGMAAAVGRVGGIFGPLLVGSLLAAGYGFGLIFGIFCGAIVLGVLAVVFLGTETKQLELE, from the coding sequence ATGTTCGACGCGATGGATGTCGGTATTTTGTCGTTTGTCATTGCGGCATTAGCGATAGAGTGGCAGTTGTCACCTGCCGAGATGGGCTGGATTGGTAGTGTGAATTCGATTGGGATGGCTGTTGGGGCATTGGGATTTGGCATGCTAGCGGATCGGATTGGACGCAAAAATGTCTTTATGATGACGCTTGTCCTTTTCTCGGTGGCTAGTGGATTATCGGCGTTGACGATGACGCTTACGGCGTTTCTGATTTTGCGCTTTTTTGTTGGTGCTGGATTAGGTGGCGAGTTGCCTGTTGCTTCAACATTAGTATCAGAAAGTGTGGCCGCGCATGAACGAGGCCGTGTTGTTGTATTACTTGAAAGTTTTTGGGCAGTGGGCTGGATAATGGCCGCGCTGATTTCGTACTTTGTTATTCCGCACTTTGGTTGGCGGGTTGCGTTAATCATTACGGCGTTACCGGCATTTTATGCAATTTACTTGCGTCGGAAATTACCAGATTCACCTAAATTCGAAGCAGATGGCAAACCGAAGCAATCTGCTTTGGAAAAAATACAGTTGCTGTGGTCAAAAAAGTATGCACGTCGAACGTTAATGCTATGGATTGTCTGGTTTACGGTTGTATTTTCGTATTACGGCATGTTCCTATGGCTGCCAAGCGTCATGGTCATAAAAGGTTTCAGTATGATTAAGAGTTTTGGTTACGTGCTTATTATGACGCTCGCACAATTACCAGGTTATTTTTCGGCAGCATGGTTGATTGAACGAGCAGGGCGTAAGTTTGTGTTAGCGACGTATTTGCTTGGAACAGCGGTCAGTGCTTTTGTCTTCGGGAGTGCGGAGACATTGCCGATGCTGTTGACTTTTGGTGCTTTGCTATCCTTCTTCAATTTGGGCGCATGGGGAGCCCTCTATGCTTATTCACCAGAACAATACCCAACGGCAATCCGTGCAACAGGTTCTGGAATGGCAGCTGCGGTTGGGCGGGTAGGTGGTATTTTCGGGCCGTTACTGGTGGGTTCATTGCTTGCGGCTGGTTATGGATTTGGTTTGATCTTCGGAATTTTCTGTGGTGCAATTGTTCTCGGTGTGTTGGCTGTTGTCTTTTTGGGAACAGAAACAAAACAATTAGAGTTGGAATAA